From a region of the Bacteroidota bacterium genome:
- a CDS encoding 4Fe-4S dicluster domain-containing protein: MIDFGYNINADRQIDYDRNDRRLARYILEHEPTFRICISCGTCTATCSAGNFTYLNLREMIVLIKRGEAKNIKSDIEKCMLCGKCQLACPRGVNTRNIILTINRAIERLDF; the protein is encoded by the coding sequence ATGATCGATTTCGGGTACAACATTAATGCCGACAGGCAAATCGACTATGACAGGAACGACAGACGACTTGCCCGGTACATTCTTGAGCATGAACCCACCTTCAGGATCTGTATCTCCTGCGGTACCTGTACAGCTACATGCAGCGCAGGCAACTTTACATATTTAAACCTCAGGGAGATGATTGTTTTGATCAAACGTGGTGAAGCAAAAAATATAAAATCCGATATAGAAAAATGCATGCTGTGCGGGAAATGCCAGCTTGCATGCCCCAGGGGAGTCAACACCAGAAATATTATTCTCACTATTAACAGGGCTATTGAAAGACTTGACTTTTGA